From one Nothobranchius furzeri strain GRZ-AD chromosome 2, NfurGRZ-RIMD1, whole genome shotgun sequence genomic stretch:
- the sox7 gene encoding transcription factor SOX-7, whose amino-acid sequence MSALISAYSSWPESFECPPGDGDVSDGHGPHRTPGDKAPEPRIRRPMNAFMVWAKDERKRLAVQNPDLHNAELSKMLGKSWKALTPPQKRPYVEEAERLRVQHMQDYPNYKYRPRRKKQLKRICKRVDPGFLLSGLAPDHSALPEQRALGRPHDKDEVSSNGAAGRFSSSSPALPSVRTFRDPPGSGSSFDTYPYGLPTPPEMSPLDAMDREHIAPAYYSTSGSSSISCSSTASCSDEHHPSQTHMGSPPPYHTDYTQNQIHCGGTHSSHISHMSQTSSGGLIPGPPLSYYSSSPFPQIHHGLHQGHLGQLSPPPETHGHLETLDQLSQAELLGEVDRNEFDQYLNSTGSGFHPEQGSMTVTGHIQVTSTTTSSATACSSSPTETSLISVLADATAAYYNNYSIS is encoded by the exons ATGTCTGCTCTCATCAGCGCGTACTCGTCGTGGCCGGAGTCCTTCGAGTGTCCTCCGGGGGACGGAGACGTATCCGACGGACACGGACCCCACAGGACTCCCGGGGACAAGGCGCCGGAGCCCCGGATCCGCCGGCCCATGAACGCGTTCATGGTCTGGGCCAAGGACGAGCGCAAACGGCTGGCGGTTCAAAACCCGGACCTGCACAACGCGGAGCTCAGCAAAATGTTGG GAAAGTCATGGAAAGCCCTGACTCCTCCTCAGAAGAGGCCATACGTGGAGGAAGCCGAACGTCTCCGGGTCCAGCACATGCAGGACTACCCCAACTATAAGTATCGGCCCCGCCGGAAGAAACAGCTGAAGCGCATCTGTAAGAGAGTGGACCCCGGCTTCCTCCTGAGTGGGCTGGCTCCGGACCACAGCGCCCTGCCAGAGCAGAGAGCCCTCGGTCGCCCGCATGACAAAGACGAGGTCAGCTCTAACGGAGCAGCCGGCAGGTTTTCCAGCTCCAGCCCGGCGTTGCCCAGCGTGAGAACCTTCAGAGACCCTCCTGGCTCCGGCAGCAGCTTTGACACTTACCCTTACGGGCTCCCCACACCTCCTGAGATGTCCCCCTTAGATGCCATGGACCGTGAGCACATAGCCCCCGCCTACTACTCAACATCGGGTAGCTCCTCCATCTCCTGCTCTTCCACGGCCTCGTGTTCAGATGAACACCACCCGAGTCAGACACACATGGGCAGCCCGCCCCCCTACCACACTGACTACACTCAGAACCAAATCCACTGTGGGGGCACACACTCAAGTCACATCTCTCACATGTCCCAAACTAGCAGTGGTGGTCTGATTCCAGGTCCTCCTCTGTCTTACTACAGTTCCTCACCTTTTCCGCAGATTCACCACGGGCTCCATCAGGGTCACCTGGGTCAGCTGTCCCCGCCACCAGAGACTCACGGTCACCTGGAGACTTTAGATCAGCTGAGTCAGGCCGAGCTTCTGGGTGAGGTAGACCGCAATGAGTTCGACCAGTACCTGAACTCCACTGGGAGCGGGTTCCACCCCGAACAGGGCAGCATGACTGTAACGGGACACATCCAGGTGACGTCCACCACCACGTCTTCCGCCACTGCGTGTTCCAGCAGCCCCACAGAAACCAGTCTCATTTCGGTGCTGGCGGATGCAACGGCAGCCTACTACAACAACTACAGCATCTCGTAA